CTGGCACACTGTAATGGAATGCAGCGATTCTTATTTTTATAAGGTACAATCTGTatttgacaagtcaaaatgtctgccatgAGTGAGGTCTTTATGTTTAGTAAAGTAACTTTAAATCTGATGGTGACAACGTCGTAGCTCCAATTAGCTCAAGCTCTAATTAGCGTGTACTGTATAAACCACACACCTTGGTATCCTTGGTCTCCAGTGGGCCCGTCGATGGCTTTGCCAATAGATCCCTTATCACCTTGCTCACCAACATCACCTGTTGTGAAAGCAGAACATTACTCAGTGGTGGAAATAAACtaagtgcatttactcaagtactgtattttatgactttacttaagtactttCATCTTTGCGTTTACTGCATTTCAGAAGGAGatatgtactttttatttttacttcatTTATTTGACAACAATAGTTCTTACTTTTCGATTAAGACTTGACATAACAAAAATGATAAACTTATAAAATACAGAAGACTGTTTAAGGTGAAACTGGCGGTTCCTAAACCTATTGGCTTGTGACTTGTAACAAATATGTAGTGTCTAGTTGGGGCCCCTTGTTCAAGATGCCCATGAGTAGTTAGCAGTTCCACCAAAGGATGATTCCCCCTCTAAACTCATCAGATGGTTTAATTTCAATAACTGTTCAAGGCCCAAACAGGTAGAGTCATCAACTTCTCACGACCCCTCAGATTAATATTGTGGTCCTTTGGACTGGGCCCGGCCCCTAGGTTGATACTCACTGGACCGAACTACTTGACTGTATGTAAAACATTTTAGACTAGCAATGTACTACACTGATGTATCACTATTAATCTAATAATGTCATATATACGTCAGTCACAGGGGACATTTTTTGCAGaacgagtacttttacttttgatacttacaTGTTGCTAATAAAACTAATGCTAATACTGCACTTTCACTTAGGAAGGATTTTGAGTACAGGGCCTTACACCATTGatttagttattattattattataacctcTGCCTAGGAGCAGATCCGAATCACAGGGTGGATACACTAATTATGtttcacttttgttaacattgcgagatagggcaTGGCCTTGGCGGAGGTCCCTCCCAGTTAGATCATGTCATTGTACAACTGAAGAGGCGCTTTTACCAATAGATAAAAGGTCCATACTGATTTTAATTTTCATACCTCTGGGACCTGGGTCTCCGAGTTCTCCTGGCAGGCCTCTGTACCCTGGTGGTCCACGGGAACCTGGATGCCCAATAGAGCCAACAACTCCAGGCTTTCCTGGAAGCCCTGCAGGGCCGGGGCGGCCCACCATTCCAGGGGCCAGGGGTCTTCGAAGGTTAGCCGCCAGCTGTGCAATCTGGTCTGCGCGATAGAAAACACCAGAGGGTCAATTATCCAGCTTACCTTTTCTTCAACACTAGGGTGAATTACAGGAAAAAGATGAATTAGTTAAGATGTCACACCATCGATCATTGAGCCACACAGCTCTCTGATGTGCTGCTCACTCGCCAGTTTACCCTGAAACACAAATTGATGAGACATTTTTAAAGTGTAGGCTCATTCAGGCAGTTCATTAGAAAACATCAACATAACTATTTAATATGCATCAATCAATCACAGGCTTTTtacagattaaaaaataaaaacactcacGGGTACACCGGTCTTTCCTGCAATTCCAGGCAGACCCTGCTCCCCTTGGAAGCCCATAATTCCTTGTTTTCCTGGAGGCCCTCTAGCCCCAAGCTCTCCTTGTGGGCCTGTCACACCCTTAGGTCCCAGTTCACCCCGCTTTCCAGCCTATAATCAACAAGAATTAACCGTTAAATAACTCATTAGATCTTTGCAAAAATTAAGAAATCAATTTCTTCCAAACTGGAGCTAAAAACATCCATAAGCCTTTGATTTGATTGCTGACTAAACGCCAACCAAGTTGCAAACTGGGTCTGTTGAGACAATGCGGTGGCGGATTCATATGGCGTCTCGTTGCTTGATAATTACAACAAAACGAGCACAACAAACGGTAAATGGAACTACGAGAGTGAGGCTCATCAGTACGGTGTCTCTAATTACATAAATTTTGCTGCGGCTTAATGGGACTCGTCTCTCCCTTGTGGCGGTAGCAGCGAACAGGCCAATAAAGCTAAAGCAGCAATACCCATCTCTAATTAATCCTATTAAACCTGGAATGTGAAGCAGAATCACGTGCAATGATTTTGACGAGTGGGCAACAGCTCAGAGCTAGACTCCATTTTTTAGGTTTAATGAGGGAGCTGACACAAACTTGTGCTGCTAattacacccacacacaacatcTGATCCAACTATTTTTGTGCTAACAGAAGGACATCTACTGTGTCTAGAGAACTGGTTTGGAGGGAGCAGGTCTAAGTGGAGTTATGAAACACTGCAAAAGTGTCAGAGGACACATAAGTAacagtaaatgaaaacattgatgtAACTCACCTCTCCTTTTTGTCCAACTGGGCCAAAAGGACCCTGAAAATCAGGACATACTGTGTGTTTAGTTTGACATAAGTGAAATGACGTGACATTACGAAATGTTacacagcacatacagtacacttttTTTACACTTATATACAGTTTAGTTAAACAGTTTAGAacaatcaaaaaaaacaaaaaaaaaaaaaaatacaaaataatataataacataaaaCATTCTAATTAAAAGCCACCAGGCTAAACAGATAGATTGTACACTTTACGTTTAAAGATAGCACAACTTTCAGCTGCTCTCTTGGGCAGCAGAAAAACTGAAAGTTGCCTCACCAGAAGTATTGAAAATACTCGTGCCAGAGAATCTGAGGGGCCAAATAGGCTGGTGCAAGTAAAAATATGTATCGATTCAAAAACCGACAGGATACCAATGTTAAGACTTTAAAATAGGTGTAATGtgttctctccatctctccaatTGTAAAACTAATCACTGCTGACTGAAGTAATGGGTCTCGAGATCACTAATACTGCGTGTGTTTGGATTCTGATCGGACAGCGCAATGTAAGAAAATACTCACAGGTTCGCCATTCTCTCCTGGTAAACCATCACTTCCTGCCACACCCTATAGAGACAACAGAATATCTGAATTATTTCATTCGATCTCACAACTCCAGTTTTTGTTTGTATGCCTTTTCTCTTCGTTAGTACCTGCCTAAGAAAATTCATTGATCTCTTAATTAAAGAGTTTCAGCATCATAAttgagattctttttttttttttattcccgtCTATTACAAACTTAAAAAAGCTGGTTGAGGATTGTCAAAGGGCATTCAGTGGAGATCATACTGTATGATCTGTTGACCAGCTTGAACTTTGACTTAAATATTTACCATGTCTCCTTTAGCTCCAGATGCTCCAACTGGACCCTATAGGGttggaaacagagagagagagagagagagagagaataaatgAGAGCCATGTAGAGATATTTGTGGAAGGGCAGCTGTGGCAGAAAGTAGGGGGATGAAGGGAAGTGAGGTTGGCTGGTTGAGGGGAACCAGGAGCGATATAAATACCGCCATTGTTCTGAACAGGAGGCCTTTTTGTGTTTGAGCTCTCTCGGCTGCAGTTTGAGTTCATACCACTGAGACTGAGGTGGGATGACCTGCTTCTTGACATACAGTACCTGGATAGTTacatatctgtttgtgtgtgcatctcaTGTTTGAATTTGAAAGAGTGACCCTtaatgaagattttttttggtgtctttacctgtttttgttgttgttattgtttgaCATAGTGTATTAGAGCTGGATTGATTCAATTCATTGATTAGTCAATTGACAGAAAATTGACTTATTCGGCATCTTTTTGATCATcgttttgagtcatttttgtaaaaacaaatgcCCAAATTCTCGGGTCCCAGCCTCTTTTTTCTTAGTCTTCTATGAAAGAGTAAAGGCTttgctattttctgacatttcatggGCCGAatgactaatcgattaattgagaaaCTAACTGGTAGATGAATCGATTATAATGGGGAGAATATATTTGTTATAATTATAAGAAAGTTAGAGCCCTATACTGTATGATGGATTACAGTGGGTGACGTTAAATCCTGGGACATATTGTCACACACGTCAAACTCACCCTTTCACCAAACTCTCCACGGATTCCTGTTGGACCTGGAAGACCTGGATCCCCCAAGGCTCCGTTTACCccctgtgtacacacacacacacacacacacacacacacacacacacacaacacaaacacacacacacacagtgagttaaccaaaaaatgaaaaacaaatacgATTATGGTTGGTGATGTAATGCGACTGACCTGGAAGCCTTTCACTCCCTGAGGCCCAGGGTTGCCCACTGGTCCAATACCTCCCTGTTGGAAACAGACATTGTCATGTAATCCTATAGGAAGAGCTCACGGTAGTAAAACAAACTGAATAGTAACGGAAATTCAGAGAtgcagaacataaaaaataagtaTGATTCATTATGCAGGGCATTGTGTGAGAGAAGTGTGTAATTCCCATGCTGTtctatctctttttttcttggaCGCAGGGTCTGATGTGAAAAACAAAGCCCTCTCTGTTTATGAATTCCTCCTTTATGAATACCTGGCTCTCATCACTGGCCCTTCATTCCTAACTCCGCCTTAGCAGGCTACTGAATCAGCCGCAGTACTGTAGAATATCATTAACTTCGAAGGGCAGTAGTTTATTATTCTGCTATTCCAGTTTTATCTTATGCTGCTATGCATTGTGGTCTTTTAAGATGGGTGCTTTACATTCattgcatttctttttcagTCATGGTGCATTCAGATATCCACACTAGTTGTTAGAACTGCACTTTAAAGTGTTGGAAACTGAGTCTAAATTCTGTAAATTGGTTAAATTTGCAGTGCAGCAGAGAGTCTAATAATTTGGCTTCTAAATGGggcaaatattttttattaaatgcctTGTAATATATGCTTCTGAAGCTTTTCTAGCAATTTGACAACAGCTTGATATAGCCTTAGTTGCTAGTGTAAGCATTCACTTACTGCCACTCCTCTGGGTCCTGCTATCCCCCTCTCTCCTGGGATGCCGATGTCACCCTGAGGGAGGAGACGAAAGATGGTGTGGACAAGTCAGGAAAGTTTAGAGTCCAGACGCAACATTGTGGGGCTAAGTGACATGTCAGTGAGGCTGTTACCctcccctcccaaaaaaaagcCCATCAGATACATACAGGAATACCTGGCTCTCCAGAAGGTCCTGTCTCCCCAGCCTTCCCGGGATCACCCTGGTGTAAAAGAAAGGGAGAAAATAAAAGTTGTCCTCCATGGTCCTGATCTCAGTTTTAAGGTTAAAGTCTGTTTCTATTTCCATGTAATACTCACAACTCCTCCTTTGGACCCCTTTGCACCAGCCTTTCCTTGTAGACCCTGGAACAGaaaagaaagtgtgtgttacAATCAAACTGCTACTTAGACTAGATTTAAATAACATCCTTCATTGTCAATAAGACAGGAAACGCCCAAATCTGTTTCAAAATACTCACAGGGAGTCCATTTGGTCCTTTCTCTCCAACTACCCCATGGCGTCCAGCATCACCCTATCAACACAGACACCACAGTGACTGTGAAATCAGCTTTACTCACACAATCACTTTATGTGGACTCACAACTAATTCAAGCCCAAAgcttgcagaaaaaaaaaggttcgaCTTACCTTCTCGCCATCTAACCCTGGTGTACCATCTTTGCCATCTCTGCCAGGAATACCCTGTAGAAGACATCACATATAATCCTCATGGTTCTATGAGGTGAtgtatattaaaaatgtataatttgtaaTCAGATATGCACTCACAGGCTCCCCTTTGGGTCCGGCTCCTCCAGGACCTCCTTTGGGACCAATTTTACCCTGTTGAAAGACACATTAGAGTGTCATTTATACATCCTTATTTGTGAAACTAATAGTCACAAATTAAAGTTGTTTACTTACAATTTCTCCTTTGGGTCCTCTGAAACCCTGTGGTCCCTTTTCTCCGGCGTCACCCTGGAGACATcagatgaaacacacacagctattCATTGATGGGACCAGCCGTCTATTCTGGCTGTAAACTACTACCAAACACTGTTTTTATTTCAAGTGTGTTACAAACAAGGAGAGACTCACTGTCTTTCCAATGATGCCGGCGATGCCAGGTTTGCCTCTGAAACCAGGCAGGCCCTAGAGACAAAGGAAGGTCAAAGGAAACATATAAGTACACAAATTCTATCTGCATTGTGAGTGATAAGAAGCTGAACAAGGAAGTAGTGGTCATGTTCTAAAAGTTGCTTACTCTGTCTCCTACAGCTCCCATTGGGCCTTGTAAACCTCTGAGACCACGCGGGCCCTGAAACACAGCATAAGAGCATCGTGAAGGCACTTTAAAACActcatgatgttttttttttaatgcctgGGTAAGCTGTACTAAATATGTTAACGGACTAAAGATTCATGTTTATGTAACTCACCTGCAGACCCACAGTCCCAGGAATACCTGGTGGGCCAGGTAGACCACTGTCACCCTAGAAAAAGAACAGGTCACTTAGGATGGCAACAAAACACCAAATTACATGaagtaataaaacaataaaaccaataTTTTGCACATACTAGGCTGATAACATTATTATTGAACCCCATTAGCCACATTATATCACGGACAATGGTCAAAATATCTGTCACATAATAAACTCACCTTCTCTCCATTTTTGCCAAGCTCTCCCTTGTCTCCTTTATGGCCTGTGTGACCCTACATGAGGAGAAATACACAGACTTGAATATAGACACGATGAGTGTGCACGAGGAAACGTATTTTGAGGTTGCAGGGTGACATGAGTTGTGTATATTCCCACGGATCTATTGAGCAGAACAAATCTAACAAGAACCATGACAAGCTATATTTACCTTGAATCCTGGCATCCCAGAAGCACCAGAGGGACCAGGGGGGCAGATGGCGGGACACTGAAGAGGACAGAGACGGCACACTAAGGACTCTAAACTCACTG
This genomic interval from Perca fluviatilis chromosome 5, GENO_Pfluv_1.0, whole genome shotgun sequence contains the following:
- the col9a3 gene encoding collagen alpha-3(IX) chain isoform X2, yielding MVLLGKMDPQGNQVTLDLLGHLDLLGRPGAAGLPGTNGLPGGVGPQGPAGLEGLPGLPGPSGPDGPPGLPGTLHDLSGDLLCPAICPPGPSGASGMPGFKGHTGHKGDKGELGKNGEKGDSGLPGPPGIPGTVGLQGPRGLRGLQGPMGAVGDRGLPGFRGKPGIAGIIGKTGDAGEKGPQGFRGPKGEIGKIGPKGGPGGAGPKGEPGIPGRDGKDGTPGLDGEKGDAGRHGVVGEKGPNGLPGLQGKAGAKGSKGGVGDPGKAGETGPSGEPGIPGDIGIPGERGIAGPRGVAGGIGPVGNPGPQGVKGFQGVNGALGDPGLPGPTGIRGEFGERGPVGASGAKGDMGVAGSDGLPGENGEPGPFGPVGQKGEAGKRGELGPKGVTGPQGELGARGPPGKQGIMGFQGEQGLPGIAGKTGVPGKLASEQHIRELCGSMIDDQIAQLAANLRRPLAPGMVGRPGPAGLPGKPGVVGSIGHPGSRGPPGYRGLPGELGDPGPRGDVGEQGDKGSIGKAIDGPTGDQGYQGLPGVPGIVKDGRDGSPGDPGEPGEPGRVGRTGHQGTPGICDTSACQGASVAGKSSNPKNH
- the col9a3 gene encoding collagen alpha-3(IX) chain isoform X1 translates to MAVFSALWVLLLCQLLTSSSAQRPGPRGASGTPGPLGAPGKDGTDGKPGPAGLPGKSGPKGKPGIPGTAGKPGLPGLPGVDGLTGPDGPAGKDGPPGESGDPGPPGPPGPPGRGRPGAAGLPGTNGLPGGVGPQGPAGLEGLPGLPGPSGPDGPPGLPGTLHDLSGDLLCPAICPPGPSGASGMPGFKGHTGHKGDKGELGKNGEKGDSGLPGPPGIPGTVGLQGPRGLRGLQGPMGAVGDRGLPGFRGKPGIAGIIGKTGDAGEKGPQGFRGPKGEIGKIGPKGGPGGAGPKGEPGIPGRDGKDGTPGLDGEKGDAGRHGVVGEKGPNGLPGLQGKAGAKGSKGGVGDPGKAGETGPSGEPGIPGDIGIPGERGIAGPRGVAGGIGPVGNPGPQGVKGFQGVNGALGDPGLPGPTGIRGEFGERGPVGASGAKGDMGVAGSDGLPGENGEPGPFGPVGQKGEAGKRGELGPKGVTGPQGELGARGPPGKQGIMGFQGEQGLPGIAGKTGVPGKLASEQHIRELCGSMIDDQIAQLAANLRRPLAPGMVGRPGPAGLPGKPGVVGSIGHPGSRGPPGYRGLPGELGDPGPRGDVGEQGDKGSIGKAIDGPTGDQGYQGLPGVPGIVKDGRDGSPGDPGEPGEPGRVGRTGHQGTPGICDTSACQGASVAGKSSNPKNH